The following coding sequences lie in one Rutidosis leptorrhynchoides isolate AG116_Rl617_1_P2 chromosome 4, CSIRO_AGI_Rlap_v1, whole genome shotgun sequence genomic window:
- the LOC139841119 gene encoding uncharacterized protein, translating to MDPSLKQLLNEYKDVFEVPKSSPPKRSCDHKIVSKEGTKPIKIRSYKHPPSQKDDVEAMVKELLERHVISAQGVATDPSKVIAIVEWPLPKTLKQLRGFLGLTAYYRRFIKGYAIFSQPLTRLLSKDSFKYFKIVNDHVSLKYLSHQRLSTPTQLKWLSKLIGFNYEINYKTGSDNGGKLVVGLDEPSRLSIIKHFHDDANGGHSCVSSTVQKVTTCFYWKKMKSHVKQYVRECQACQSFKSDLSPYPRLLHPLPIPTRVWIDITMDFIEGLSNSNGKSVIFVVVDRCHFMTLSHPFKAATVALYFLNNVYKLHGLPERIISDRDKIFLSTFWKEMFKMLKVTLQLSTTYHPQTDGKTEVPPPTPIIYHSGESRVDLVDRSLSAREAVITVLKFHLKRAQDRMRSLADSKRTDRELALHSWVYVKLQPHRQIIEKIGQVAYKLELPSTSQIQLVFHLSQLKDYKGGPITTMGTLPAVDGQGVITPVPTKILDRKLQKKHNRPVVYGLIQWQRGSIEDVMWVPLAE from the exons ATGGACCCAAGTTTGAAGCAATTGCTTAATGAATATAAAGATGTGTTTGAAGTGCCAAAGTCATCACCACCAAAGAGAAGTTGTGACCACAAGATTGTGTCAAAAGAAGGCACAAAACCGATAAAAATTAGGTCATACAAACATCCACCTTCACAAAAAGATGATGTGGAAGCAATGGTTAAAGAACTTTTGGAGA GACATGTTATATCAGCACAAGGGGTTGCTACTGATCCATCTAAGGTGATAGCTATTGTTGAATGGCCATTACCTAAAACATTGAAGCAGCTGCGTGGGTTTCTAGGGCTAACTGCATACTATAGAAGGTTTATCAAAGGATATGCAATATTTAGTCAACCTTTGACTAGGTTACTAAGCAAAGATTCTTTCAA GTACTTTAAGATTGTTAATGATCATGTGAGTTTGAAGTACCTGTCACATCAAAGATTATCCACACCAACCCAGTTGAAATGGCTTTCAAAGTTGATTGGCTTTAATTATGAGATTAACTATAAAACGGGCAGTGATAATGGG GGTAAACTAGTGGTGGGATTAGATGAGCCATCGAGATTGAGTATTATAAAACACTTCCATGATGATGCTAATGGTGGACACTCATGTGTATCATCAACTGTTCAGAAGGTTACTACTTGTTTTTATTGGAAAAAGATGAAAAGTCATGTCAAGCAGTATGTTAGAGAATGTCAAGCTTGTCAAAGTTTCAAATCAGACTTAAGTCCTTACCCTAGACTATTGCATCCTTTGCCGATTCCAACAAGAGTTTGGATAGATATTACAATGGACTTCATTGAAGGGCTATCAAATTCCAATGGTAAGTCTGTAATCTTTGTGGTGGTTGACAGGTGCCATTTCATGACTTTGAGTCATCCATTTAAAGCTGCAACCGTGGCTCtgtatttcttaaacaatgtgtacAAACTACATGGACTGCCAGAAAGAATTATAAGTGACAGGGATAAAATCTTTTTAAGTACTTTTTGGAAAGAAATGTTCAAAATGCTTAAGGTCACTCTGCAATTATCCACAACCTATCACCCTCAAACAGATGGAAAAACTGAAGTG CCACCACCTACTCCAATCATCTATCACAGTGGTGAAAGTAGGGTGGACTTGGTAGATAGATCATTGTCTGCAAGAGAAGCTGTTATTACAGTTTTAAAGTTTCACTTGAAAAGAGCTCAGGACAGAATGAGGAGTTTGGCAGACTCAAAAAGAACAGATAGGGAGTTGGCATTGCATTCATGGGTCTATGTCAAATTACAGCCACATCGGCAG ATAATTGAGAAGATTGGTCAAGTTGCTTATAAGCTAGAGCTGCCGAGTACCAGTCAAATCCAACTAGTTTTTCATTTGTCACAATTGAAAGATTATAAAGGAGGTCCAATCACTACAATGGGAACTTTACCAGCAGTGGATGGACAAGGGGTTATTACACCGGTACCAACTAAAATTTTGGATCGAAAATTACAGAAGAAGCATAATCGACCGGTGGTGTATGGGTTAATTCAATGGCAGCGAGGATCGATTGAAGATGTAATGTGGGTACCTTTGGCAgaatag